TGTCCAAAGGTGTTTGAAGGgcagcaagaagaaatggaCACATGAGATGCCACAGCAAACCTGGACAATGATACAGTGGCGGAGGCTGCTGGTGCCTGCATATTTTGCTTGAAAACTGCATTATTTGGTGGTAGCACACTGCTAGGCCAATGAAGCTGGTAAGCCTTTCTGCTTGGCCACCAAGCATCAGCAGGACCCTGCTGACTACTATCCATCATGTGGTAGTAAGTCTTTGGGAGTGAGGGGGTGTGGAAAATACTGGAAGAACCTCAAACCCATCTCTTTGATTACACTGTAACATGCACCAGCTATGCTTCCCATGCAGTACTGTATTGTGGGGAAGAAATCAGTCAGCCCTTCATCCTGGGAAGACCAAGGGACTATGACTTACAcaccaaagcacagaaaacagttaAACAGCTGTGACTGGATCTGGGGCACTGTCATAGAGTTCTGCAGCTTCTCAGCCATGTTTTTTGCAAGAGGATCTCAAAAGCAACAGGACAATAGAGCCACAGACTCACAAACTCTTCCACAGCAGCCCACATCCTGAAGCCTGGGGGAATAGTAATGAGTGACCATGCCAAGTGCTAGGAATGGGTGAAACAGTTTAAGctaggggaaggaaaaagaaaaaagcatgaacCGGTGTGATTGATACCCCTCCCCTTTCCACAGTGTAGTATGTGTTGCATCCTATACCTTGTAAGAGTGCTCTTCCAGGTGTGGTCAGGCACCACTGGTAGGCTGTCTGCCACCAGAAACCATCACCTCAAACGTAACCTAGTGTAGATGTACAAAAAAACGCACATGCTTCTCCCCAAGTcaaaaatcacagtaaaaaGTGTAGCATGTTGGGAGGGGAGACAAAATAATGAGTGACTGTTCAGACTAACCTGCTGTTCACGTGACTGGAAATGCAAAGCAGTGTGATAGCAGTGCTAGCTGGCCCATAGAATTTCTTCCAGAAGGCTAGCTTATCTATGGGTTTAATGCCACCACACAGCAGTCAAAATGTAGTTGGCTGGGGAACCTGAGTCACTCCTCAGCATCGTTGAGTGTCCATTCCATGCATTTTCACCCTGTAGGACTTGGGATGCACACAGAAGGTTGGTTGCTTGGGATGTTTATTTGCCCCTCCTCCCATGTTATAGAGGAACAGCCTTTGTTTCCTTACGCAGTCTCAGTCCTACTGCATCTGGTCATAAAGCCAGCTCCTGTGTAGGCTCCAACTGCATAGCCACCATTGTCCGTCAGATCCTGGTGGCCAACAAGACCGTTCTTTTTGCCACTCTCATCAAAACACTCTTTGTGGCTGTCAGTGTAGTTGCTAGTGTCTGTCAGCCTTTTACCCCACCAACCTTGGTGGCTTTGTGCAAGAAAAGAGGTCAGCAGGCAAGAGTTTGGAAACAGCTCACAGACAAGCTTTTCCTTATGTTTGAGGACAGCATGTGTCCCTACAGCAAGGACAAATGGTTCCAGGGCAGCTCTAGATGCAGGATTGGTGAGGAAACTCATACTCACTGTAGCACCCACTCTGCTGGGATCCTTTCCCTTGATGAGGCCATAAACAACCTGCAGAGCTTCCTCTGGTGGTTTTCCCTTGAAGTGCTTGCTGCAAAGCTCCCTTATGGCCTGCTGGAACTCAGCAAAGGTGATGGCACAAGCACCTTTGGTCCTGTGGTGTCAGTAGACCGAGAGGAAAGTTACCTCATTGCTGGTTGACAGTGGGATGAGaaagccccagggctgccccttgCACAAGACCCTGCCTGACTCCTGCCATTGTCTactcctgcccagctgtgctgccaccATGACTCCCTACCACACTCAGCTTTGTTGAATATGATGTCAATGTCAGTGCTGGTCATGGCTTTCCCATCCATCACCCTACAACCTTTGCACAGCTTGAAGTTTTTCCCTGTCATGTTGCTGCCACTAGCAGATGTCACCATATATTATTAATTTACAGAAAGTGGTTTCTACCTCTGACATCTTGCTGCTGTGGAGAAAAGAAGTTAAcagggaaggaggtgaggaCCATCTGCAGCCGCTGGACACACACTTACGTTGCATGCACTTCGtctccagcagagcaaggggCATCACCCACAGGTATCTCTTCACCATGGGACAACCATGATGACCACACAGGTAAACACAGAACATCCGGGATCCAGGGAGGAtcagggcagtggtgggttgggacctGAGGCAAGGCAAAGGAGGGGTGGAGGTGGGGCTCTAGGGTGAATTAATGACTGCTGCATGTGAAAGAATGAGGCATCCAAAGCTTCTGAACCTTTCTGAAATGCAAGCTTCAGTTAGACTGTCTCAATAACAAATGCTTGCATTTGTAAGCTTATTAATGCTTTGCCTGTTATTTGATGATGAGTCCTGATTTGTCTTCCAGGCCCTAGATAAGTGCCTTAATCTCACAGACCTTCTTGCAAGTAGTCACCATGCAgttgtccccatctttctccaTCACACTTCATCCCCTGAATTAGGTTGTCCTCCCCACACCAGTAAATTTTCCAGTACTGATCAACTTAGATCACTACAACCAGATATCGGGGATCTCTGAGAACATAAAAGCTATTGCTCGTGATCGTTACTTCAGCAGCTGACTCCTGCTGCTTGTGAGACACCCTTGAACTCTTTTGAAATAATCAGCCTTTCCTACAGCCTTGCGCTTCACCTAGGGACTCTGGTCTCCAGGCTGTTTGCAAGCTGCAATTTAACATAAATCCTGCATGGGTCTGCACTTCTAGAGCGAAAAATCAGGCAGGCTTGtcccagggaggctgtgtgCTATGTGAAGGGAGTAGCAGGGGGCCCCAGGTGGCCTTGCTGGGGGTCTCCCAGGACCTTCCCTCCTTTCTTGGGAGGTGTGGACCCAGCTAACCTGTGTGAGCTGGTGGTGATTGTGATGGTGCTGGCAAGTTTCCCACTGTCCTGGAGGCTGTGGGTACTTGAAGCCACCCCTTGTGCCTTGCTGGACATTTGTCACCTCAGCACCCATGCATGTCACAATCCTCAGAAGGCCCAGCACAGGGAgaggtggggctgggaaggagaaaggtgGGACACAACTCTGTGCCACCAGAGATGTGGTGGTCCAAACCccttgggggcagggggcggagCCAGGGGGAGGGTATTAGACCTTCAGCTCACTGTGGGACAAATAAACAAATGCCTCGCCCTCTTCACCTTACATAAGCATCACACACTGGAAATGCCATCCATGCTGGGGCATGTACTCCAAAGGAAAGGGACATTTATCCCTATAAGCAGTAAATGCAGCCAGTCTTTGCTCCTCCTTCCTTGACAAGCTGATCTGCCAACAGTGTGCTCATGCCTTGGCTGAAGGATGTGCCCACACATCTTTGGAGGTCACTAGGAAACCAATAACTCCAaaaggtggggtggggtgggaagggggagagaCACAAAGCACATCACCTGTGAAAAAACTTTGAGAAACACCATTTTCCACTCAGGCTAAACAACTTAAAGTAACTGGAAATTGGATC
The window above is part of the Falco cherrug isolate bFalChe1 chromosome Z, bFalChe1.pri, whole genome shotgun sequence genome. Proteins encoded here:
- the LOC102058078 gene encoding LOW QUALITY PROTEIN: tubulin polymerization-promoting protein family member 2-like (The sequence of the model RefSeq protein was modified relative to this genomic sequence to represent the inferred CDS: inserted 2 bases in 1 codon); the encoded protein is MFCVYLCGHHGCPMVKRYLWVMPLALLETKCMQRKCVSSGCRWSSPPSLLTSFLHSSKMSEVETTFCKLIIYGDXSASGSNMTGKNFKLCKGCRVMDGKAMTSTDIDIIFNKAETKGACAITFAEFQQAIRELCSKHFKGKPPEEALQVVYGLIKGKDPSRVGATVSMSFLTNPASRAALEPFVLAVGTHAVLKHKEKLVCELFPNSCLLTSFLAQSHQGWWGKRLTDTSNYTDSHKECFDESGKKNGLVGHQDLTDNGGYAVGAYTGAGFMTRCSRTETA